GGCAAGTTCGGTGGTCACACCGGGGTCATTGGGCTGATTTTTAAGAGATACAATACTAATTGCCCCAATGAGAAGGGCACCTACAATTCCAATTTCAGTGCCGAATAAAAAACAGATGGCGCCTAATAATGAACTAATTGCAAAAGAACGAAATCCAGCAAATGTTTTATATTCATGTTTAAGCTTACTTCGCTCACGTTCTAAACCAATTAATAAGCCACAACCGAGCGCCGCAGCAATAACGGTAATGAATTCTTCAAATGAAGTTGTTTGTAATGACATTGTCATTGGAAGCTCCATATTACTTCCTCTTTGGTTTATTGTTATAAGTAGATTTGAATCGTTTTAAAAATCATATATTCACGTTCAGTTTATGCTTTTTATTATAGTGAGCATAGTGTCTTTTTTAGACAAAACCACATACACAGTATTTTTATAGATATGAACTATGACGCAAAAAAATATTAAGTTGAGAATTGGTTTAATTATTTGAAGTTAAATAATATTTAAAAGTAGGGTTTAGCAAATTTGTGAGGAGATAAATCAGAAATATCTCTGCTATATTATAAAAATATATTGGGGATAACGCATGAATGCACATGTACAAATAGATACGTATTGGTGTCTAGAACAACTATTACAAGAAGGTCGGATTACAGAACGAGATAAATTACTGGTACAGTCAAGTCACCGCCAAAAAGACCAGTTAAAGTGGCATCCATTACAGTGGATTGCACATTTTAATTTAAAGGATCAGCAGCACACACACGCTCATTTAAGTTTAAACCGCTTGTGTTTATGGTTTGCAGATCAGGTTCAGCTCCCTTTATTTGTGATTGATCCTTTAAAGGCAGATGTTAGCGCTTTAACGCAGGTAATGTCACAAGAGTTTGCCATTCGCAATCATATTTTAGCTGTGGAAATTCATGCCGATCGAATCGTGATTGGAACAGATCAACCATTTCAAACAGATTGGCTAAACAATTTAGAGCGGAGTCTGTCGCCTAAAAAAATTGAACGAGTATTACTTAATCCTGAACAGTTGCAACGCTATTTACGTGAATATTATCAGGTCAGTCGTGCAGTAAATTCCGCTCAAAAAGATGCAGCTCATGAACGTGACACTAAAAATGTTGAAGCGCTTTTGCAACTTGGCGATAGTCAGAATCCAGATGCGAATGATCAGCATATTGTGAAATTGGTTGACTGGATTTTACAGTTTGCATTCGAGCAGAGTGCCAGTGATATTCACATGGAACCGCGTAAAGACAATGGTAAAGTCAGGTTTCGTATTGATGGTGTGTTGCACACCATTTATAACATGCCATCAAATACGCTGACTGCCGTAATTTCCCGAATTAAAATTTTAGGGCGTTTAAATGTAGCGGAAAAACGTAAACCGCAAGATGGTCGATTAAAAACACGGACACCTAAAGGTCAAGAAACTGAACTCCGTTTATCAACCTTACCAACAGCGTTTGGTGAGAAACTGGTCATGCGTATTTTTGATCCCGATGTGTTGGTACGTTCTTTTCATCAACTTGGTTTTGAACAGAGTTTATTACAACAGTGGCAGCAATTAACAAAAAATAGCCATGGGATTATTTTGGTCACTGGCCCCACAGGTTCAGGTAAAACCACAACGTTATATTCATCTTTAAAGCAACTCGCAACAGATCAGGTTAATGTCTGTACCATTGAAGATCCGATTGAAATGCTAGAGCCTAGTTTTAACCAAATGCAGGTCAATAACGCAATTGAATTAGGTTTTGCAGATGGTGTTCGTGCACTTATGCGACAAGATCCAGATATTATTATGATTGGGGAAATTCGCGATCAAGATACAGCAAATATGGCCATTCAGGCGGCACTTACAGGTCATTTGGTGTTATCAACTTTACACACCAATGATGCGCCGTCCAGTTTGACTCGCTTGCATGATTTAGGTGTGCAGCGATTTTTAACAGCAGCAACTATTTTAGGTGTACTGGCTCAGCGTTTAGTGCGACAACTTTGTCCACACTGCAAACAGCAAACTCATATTAATGAGGATGAATGGCAACATTTAACATTCGACTACATTATGGAAATGCCAGAAAAAGTTTATCAGGCAGTAGGGTGTGAACAATGTCGTCATACAGGCTATAAAGGGCGAGTCGGTATTTATGAATTTATGCCAGTCAGTCTTGAGCTTAAGCATCTTATTAGTAGCCATATGACCTTAAATGATTTGAGAACGCAAACTAAAAAAGAAGGTATAGAACCTTTAAGAATTGCAGGTGCTCGTAAGGTAATTGATGGTCTTACAACATTAGAAGAGGTATTACGGGTTGTGCCATTAAATTAACTTTTTCTTAAGATTCACCTCATCTATGCCTGTTGTACTTACGCTATTCGAAGATGTGGTTAAAAAGGTGATCTTATGAAAATGCTTAAAGCGATACTAATGACTACGGGTCTAACTGTTACTGGCGTAGCTATGGCAAATACACCTGTGAATCAGGCAGCAATTGCACCAGCAACTCTGACAACTGTTAAGCATGCATTAACGGCAAAAGATAATACACCAGTCAAATTACATGGGCAGGTTGTAAAATCTTTAGGTGATGAAAAATATCAATTTCGTGACAAGACAGGTAGCATTACAGTGGATGTAGATGATGAGCTTTGGCAGGGTCGTCCTATTTCAGCAAATACAAATGTCACTCTAATTGGTGAAGTAGACATCGACTATAAACCTTTAAAACGTGTAGAAATTGAGGTTGATCAAGTTCAGTTTTAATTCATTGATCTCTGAATCTACTACTTTTAGCCGCATTTAAATGATGCGGCTTTGCTTTTTTTATAAAGGCTTGGCAAGATTAAAACAGCATATAACAGGAAAAATAGATGAGAATTTTGCTTGCAGAAGATGATCGCTCTCAAGCTGAAAGTATTCAATCATGGTTAGAGTTAGATGGTTATCAGGTCGATTGGGTGGAAAGAGGTGATTATGCGCTTACGGCAATCGAACAGCATGACTATGACTGTATTTTACTTGATCGGGGACTGCCGCAATTAGCGGGTGAGAAAGTTCTAACAACGATCCGTTATAAACAAAAAAATGTTCCTGTTATTTTTATTACCGCACGTGACAGCATTCATGATCGAGTAGAAGGACTAGATTTAGGCGCAAATGATTATTTGGTTAAGCCTTTTAGTTTAGAAGAACTCTCTGCCCGAATTCGCGCTCAATTGCGTAAACAAACGTTAAGTCAACAATCGATTTTAACGTGGGGTGATTTGCAACTTGATACACAAGCGAAAGTTGTATTAAGTGCTGGCAAGTCTATTGATTTAACGGCAAAAGAATTCCAAATATTGCGTAAGCTGATGGTTCATCCAGAACATATTATTACCCGTGATCAATTAGAAGAAGCACTCTATGCATGGGGTGAGGAAATTGAAAGTAACGCCATCGAAGTATTTATTTATCAGCTTCGAAAAAAAATTGGAAGTAGCTGCATTAAAACCATACGGGGATTAGGCTACCGTATGGGAGATTTAAAATGAAATCGAATCGCTCATCTTTGCAGTCACAACTGGTTAAAACCACCATGTGGAGTAGTGTGGTGGTGGGCTTGGTGGCTTTAAGCTTACTTACCATATTTTCTGTTTATCACAACATGTCAGTGCAAGATGAAATCATGGATGAAATTTCAGATACTTTGCTAGTTTCTGACCTTTCTAAACATTCTATGAAGCAGTTTGATCAGCTCAGTGATGAATTTGATATTCAGTATGAGTTATTAAGCTCTGGGCAATTACTTACTCATTCTCATAGTTATCAACATGAACTTTTTGAACAAGGAAAATTATCTGAAGGTTTTTCATATTTTTGGTTTGATGGTCAATTATGGCGTAGTCTGGCTGCACAACAAGAAGACTCTCAACTAGAAGTTGAAGTCTTTCAGCCAATGAGTACACGTATTGAAGAAGTACTCAAAGCACTTGCAGGCTATAGTGGTCTTATGGTGTTGTTCTGGTTGCTGCAATGGGTCATTGTAAGTTGGCGTACGGAGCAACAATTGGCTGCGCTAAATTTACTTTCTAGACGTATTGCCCAAAAAACAGCTTCAAATTTAGACCCAATTCAAGACCCAGATGTCATTACCGAAATTCAACCCGTGATTGATGCTTTAAACCAATTACTTGCAAGATTGCAAAGGGCATTAGTGGCTGAGCAGCGTTTTACAGCGGATGCTTCCCATGAGCTACGTTCTCCATTATCTGCCATACAAATGCGCCTTCAAGTTTTACAGCGTAAATATCAACATGTTCCAGAACTTCATCAGGACTTTGAGCGCATACAAGAGGACGTTTCAAGAAGTACAAAAGTACTTGAAAACTTACTCCTTCTGGCTCGCCTAGAACCCAATGAAGCAGAGCAGCCACAACTTCCAAAAACAGTTATCGATTTAAATTACTTATTGGCTAGAGTCATTGAAACTGTAACTTTAGATGCGAATGCTAAACAGATGTTGATAGAGACAAATACCTTATCGACAGAAACTAAAACCTTTGCGAATGAAGAATTACTGTTTATTGCTTTTAGAAATTTATTTGATAATGCCATTCGTTATAGTCCGAATTTAGGTTCTATTCATGTTGAGATTAGTCAGGACGAACAGCAAATTAAGGTCGCTATAGAAGATACAGGAAATGGTGTAGATGATGAGGTATTGCAACGTTTAGGACAGCGGTTTTTTCGAGTATTAGGTACTCAGCAGCAAGGTTCAGGATTGGGAATTTCAATTACAAGAAAAATTATTGAATTGCATAATGGTGAATTGCGTTTTATGCATGCTAAACAGGGTGGTTTGAGGGTAGAAGTTAATCTTCCATTATAAAAAATAGCATGGTTACCCATGCTATCCATTTTTTGTTTTCCCACGAATATTATTGAAACGCGAGTGTATTTTTTATTTAGTTAAAATTAGGCGATTATTGCGAGTGAGGCGTAAACGATATTCCTCGCCAGCATGCATAATGCGGATTTCACGGCCTAATGCAAAGAGGTTGTTAGAATGTAACATTGGTAAGGCATGAGCTGTTTCATTGTTACGAGTAAATAAGCTAAAAGGTGCGTTCATTTGTTGTGCTCCGTGGTATGTTCTTGAACGATTTAAATGATAATCATTATCGAATAGATCTGTCAATGAGATTTTTAAGATTTTATAAAATGATAAAATTTGCTTACACTTGAGAAAAGTTTTAGAGAGTAAAAAAATGCCCAAACCAATCGTCGATGTCGCTATAGCAATCTTGATCCATCGTGGAAAAATACTAGTTGGATGGCGCGAAGAGCAGCAGCATCAAGGTGGAAAGCATGAGTTTCCGGGCGGGAAAGTTGAGCAGGGTGAAACACCCGAAGAAGCCTGTCGCCGTGAAATCTATGAAGAAGTGGGTATTGGTTTAAAAGATTGGCATCAATTTGATTATATTCACCATGAATATGACGACATTATTGTCAATTTACATTTATTCCATAGTTATGTGCCTGATGAACTATTAAATCTTATTCATCAACCATGGGCATGGTACACACGTGAACAATTACTTCACTTAAACTTTCCAAAAGCGAATAAAGACATCATAAAAAGATTGTATTGGCCGCATTTTATTAAAATTAGCCCTACGCTGACACCAGTCGAAAATGATGACACTTTAGTGTATTGGCGTAGTGAAAAAGATAGTTTTGATCAGGCAGATCTAGAAAAGTTAGCTCTTTTAGATACCGATCAGCTTTCAAAATTAATCGTGAATATCGATGTTTGGCACAAGTTAAAACCTGAGTTAAAAACTCATATAAAAACAGTACATCTTAAGCAATCCCAATTAATGAGTTTGCATAAAGGCGACTTGGAAGTGGGAGTGCGTTTTATTGCTGCTTGCCACGATGCAGTTTCTTTACAACATGCTCAGCAAATTGGCTGCGATGCTGTTTTTATAAGTCCTGTCAAAGTAACAGAGACCCATCCAGATGCGAGCGCATTAGGGTGGGATCGTTTAAATGACTTGATTGAGAAATGCCAGATTCCCGTATTCGCTTTGGGAGGCATGAGTCCTGATGATTTAGTCACAGCACAGCAACACGGTGCTTATGGCTTGGCGGGTATTCGTAATTTTTAATAAGACATAAAAGCATTAAAAGCTAGAGCGCTTTTAATGCTTGTTGTGCTTCTTGAACAGTTTTTGGGTTATTACGCTGTTGCCCAGCTTTTAAAATAGTTAGCCAAAGCTGTTTTTTCATTGCTTGGCTCTGAGCAAAGCTTAAACCACGTCGTGCTAAAGACTCAGCATTAGAATATTGCTGTTTATGATTTGCAGTAAGTGCAAGAAATAAATAAGTCTCAGCTGCTTGCGGTGCTAAACGCTGTGCCTGAAGTGCATAGCGTTCAGCTTCTGACCATTGCTGGTTTTTATAAGCCTGCTGTGTTTTTTGCATTAAAACTTTAAATGCAGGTAACTGGCTGCCATCATCA
This genomic stretch from Acinetobacter oleivorans DR1 harbors:
- a CDS encoding GspE/PulE family protein; amino-acid sequence: MNAHVQIDTYWCLEQLLQEGRITERDKLLVQSSHRQKDQLKWHPLQWIAHFNLKDQQHTHAHLSLNRLCLWFADQVQLPLFVIDPLKADVSALTQVMSQEFAIRNHILAVEIHADRIVIGTDQPFQTDWLNNLERSLSPKKIERVLLNPEQLQRYLREYYQVSRAVNSAQKDAAHERDTKNVEALLQLGDSQNPDANDQHIVKLVDWILQFAFEQSASDIHMEPRKDNGKVRFRIDGVLHTIYNMPSNTLTAVISRIKILGRLNVAEKRKPQDGRLKTRTPKGQETELRLSTLPTAFGEKLVMRIFDPDVLVRSFHQLGFEQSLLQQWQQLTKNSHGIILVTGPTGSGKTTTLYSSLKQLATDQVNVCTIEDPIEMLEPSFNQMQVNNAIELGFADGVRALMRQDPDIIMIGEIRDQDTANMAIQAALTGHLVLSTLHTNDAPSSLTRLHDLGVQRFLTAATILGVLAQRLVRQLCPHCKQQTHINEDEWQHLTFDYIMEMPEKVYQAVGCEQCRHTGYKGRVGIYEFMPVSLELKHLISSHMTLNDLRTQTKKEGIEPLRIAGARKVIDGLTTLEEVLRVVPLN
- a CDS encoding NirD/YgiW/YdeI family stress tolerance protein, whose protein sequence is MKMLKAILMTTGLTVTGVAMANTPVNQAAIAPATLTTVKHALTAKDNTPVKLHGQVVKSLGDEKYQFRDKTGSITVDVDDELWQGRPISANTNVTLIGEVDIDYKPLKRVEIEVDQVQF
- a CDS encoding response regulator transcription factor; protein product: MRILLAEDDRSQAESIQSWLELDGYQVDWVERGDYALTAIEQHDYDCILLDRGLPQLAGEKVLTTIRYKQKNVPVIFITARDSIHDRVEGLDLGANDYLVKPFSLEELSARIRAQLRKQTLSQQSILTWGDLQLDTQAKVVLSAGKSIDLTAKEFQILRKLMVHPEHIITRDQLEEALYAWGEEIESNAIEVFIYQLRKKIGSSCIKTIRGLGYRMGDLK
- a CDS encoding sensor histidine kinase, with translation MKSNRSSLQSQLVKTTMWSSVVVGLVALSLLTIFSVYHNMSVQDEIMDEISDTLLVSDLSKHSMKQFDQLSDEFDIQYELLSSGQLLTHSHSYQHELFEQGKLSEGFSYFWFDGQLWRSLAAQQEDSQLEVEVFQPMSTRIEEVLKALAGYSGLMVLFWLLQWVIVSWRTEQQLAALNLLSRRIAQKTASNLDPIQDPDVITEIQPVIDALNQLLARLQRALVAEQRFTADASHELRSPLSAIQMRLQVLQRKYQHVPELHQDFERIQEDVSRSTKVLENLLLLARLEPNEAEQPQLPKTVIDLNYLLARVIETVTLDANAKQMLIETNTLSTETKTFANEELLFIAFRNLFDNAIRYSPNLGSIHVEISQDEQQIKVAIEDTGNGVDDEVLQRLGQRFFRVLGTQQQGSGLGISITRKIIELHNGELRFMHAKQGGLRVEVNLPL
- the hemP gene encoding hemin uptake protein HemP yields the protein MNAPFSLFTRNNETAHALPMLHSNNLFALGREIRIMHAGEEYRLRLTRNNRLILTK
- a CDS encoding NUDIX domain-containing protein; the encoded protein is MPKPIVDVAIAILIHRGKILVGWREEQQHQGGKHEFPGGKVEQGETPEEACRREIYEEVGIGLKDWHQFDYIHHEYDDIIVNLHLFHSYVPDELLNLIHQPWAWYTREQLLHLNFPKANKDIIKRLYWPHFIKISPTLTPVENDDTLVYWRSEKDSFDQADLEKLALLDTDQLSKLIVNIDVWHKLKPELKTHIKTVHLKQSQLMSLHKGDLEVGVRFIAACHDAVSLQHAQQIGCDAVFISPVKVTETHPDASALGWDRLNDLIEKCQIPVFALGGMSPDDLVTAQQHGAYGLAGIRNF
- a CDS encoding tetratricopeptide repeat protein — translated: MLKKGVFYIGAVLMVGCTTLPDHSDSKEKTPTPPVKKTQTPSGVKITPYDHPEIQRKNLQVIVPQQKNPQHFSDDGSQLPAFKVLMQKTQQAYKNQQWSEAERYALQAQRLAPQAAETYLFLALTANHKQQYSNAESLARRGLSFAQSQAMKKQLWLTILKAGQQRNNPKTVQEAQQALKAL